Proteins encoded by one window of Methanomicrobiales archaeon:
- a CDS encoding histone deacetylase, with protein MTRCSAICGDVFAEHDIETHTESGARIRQVLGGAPAGITWREPRKASRRDLERVHHPGYLRWLQEISSGAHFIDPNTYVTAHSFEVAACAAGSAIAAVERAMDGEHCFALVRPPGHHAEADQAMGFCLLNNAAIAAANALTSVERVAIVDWDLHHGNGTQNIFYGSDRVLYCSVHQEGAFPRTGWVDEIGSGSGRGYSLNVPLKKGATISDYRAVFTELFVPALERFRPDLLIVSAGQDPLADDRHGSMCLQPADFGVLTRILMGASDLPLALVLEGGYGPSHGAAVSHIFQALQGKRIAGGEAGEPRRSTRALIGTLKKVWF; from the coding sequence ATGACGCGGTGCTCGGCAATCTGCGGGGATGTCTTTGCAGAACACGATATCGAGACGCATACCGAGTCCGGCGCACGGATCCGCCAGGTGCTGGGCGGCGCACCCGCCGGGATCACCTGGCGGGAACCGAGAAAGGCGTCCCGCCGGGACCTGGAGCGGGTCCACCACCCCGGCTATCTCCGCTGGCTGCAGGAGATCTCCAGCGGTGCCCACTTCATCGATCCGAACACCTACGTCACGGCCCACTCGTTCGAAGTGGCTGCCTGCGCCGCAGGCTCGGCGATCGCGGCTGTTGAGCGGGCGATGGACGGCGAGCACTGCTTTGCGCTCGTCCGCCCGCCCGGGCACCACGCCGAGGCCGATCAGGCGATGGGATTCTGTCTCCTGAACAACGCCGCGATTGCCGCGGCAAACGCGCTCACATCCGTCGAGCGGGTGGCGATCGTCGACTGGGATCTGCACCACGGCAACGGCACGCAGAACATCTTTTACGGGTCCGACCGGGTGCTCTACTGCTCGGTCCACCAGGAGGGCGCCTTCCCGCGGACGGGATGGGTGGACGAGATCGGGAGCGGCAGCGGGCGGGGCTACTCGCTGAACGTCCCCCTCAAGAAGGGGGCGACGATCTCGGATTACCGCGCGGTCTTCACCGAACTGTTCGTGCCGGCGCTGGAGCGGTTCCGCCCCGATCTGCTGATCGTCTCGGCCGGCCAGGATCCGCTCGCCGACGACCGGCACGGCAGCATGTGCCTGCAACCCGCGGACTTCGGGGTGCTCACCCGCATCCTGATGGGGGCGAGCGATCTCCCCCTGGCGCTGGTGCTGGAGGGGGGCTACGGCCCCTCCCACGGGGCGGCGGTCTCCCATATCTTCCAGGCGCTCCAGGGAAAGCGGATCGCCGGGGGGGAGGCTGGCGAGCCCCGCAGGAGCACGCGGGCCCTGATAGGAACGCTGAAGAAAGTGTGGTTCTAG